One window from the genome of Nicotiana sylvestris chromosome 9, ASM39365v2, whole genome shotgun sequence encodes:
- the LOC138878700 gene encoding uncharacterized protein produces MAAWIDLEIRLQKDKTIDKDVHEQINRDREHWKNVLSRIIVVIKTLGKNNLEFRGKNEKIYQENNGIFLSLIEMIAEFDPVMQEHIQRIKHDEIHSHYLGHRIQNELINLLASEIKNKIIEKIIEAKYFSIILDCTLDISHQEQMSFILRSVDISATPIKINEYFLEFLKADNTSGKGLFEVIIDEIKNIGFDIDNLRGQGYDNGSNMKGKHQGVQKRLLDVNPRSFYTPCGCHNLNLLLCDIANSCTKAISLF; encoded by the coding sequence ATGGCTGCATGGATTGATTTAGAAATAAGACTGCAAAAAGATAAAACAATCGATAAAGATGTTCACGAACAAATCAATAGAGATAGAGAGCATTGGAAAAATGTATTATCAAGAATTATTGTCGTgatcaaaactcttggaaaaaATAATTTGGAATTTAgaggaaaaaatgaaaagataTATCAAGAGAATAAtggaatatttttaagtttaaTTGAAATGATTGCAGAATTTGACCCCGTCATGCAGGAACATATTCAACGAATTAAGCATGATGAAATTCATAGTCATTACCTTGGTCATAGAATACAAAATGAATTGATAAACTTATTGGCAAgtgaaattaagaataaaattatagaaaaaattataGAAGCCAAATATTTCTCGATCATACTTGATTGCACTCTAGATATAAGTCATCAAGAACAAATGTCTTTTATACTGCGGAGTGTGGATATTTCAGCAACTCCAATAAAAATTAATGAATATTTTTTAGAATTTTTAAAAGCAGATAATACAAGTGGAAAAGGTCTTTTTGAAGTTATTATAGATGAAATAAAAAATATTGGATTTGATATTGATAACTTAAGAGGGCAGGGATATGATAATGGGTCAAATATGAAGGGAAAACATCAAGGAGTGCAAAAAAGACTTCTTGATGTAAATCCTAGATCATTTTATACACCATGTGGTTGTCACAATCTGAATTTGTTACTTTGTGATATAGCTAATTCTTGTACAAAAGCTATATCACTTTTTTGA
- the LOC138878701 gene encoding uncharacterized protein, with translation MQSKDMHINVVIDQLKGLISFFNKYREERFATAMISAKEIAFEMNIEPEFRKKHVISRKKQFDENDDNEISKSFEESFRVDYFLYIVDKAIFSLQNRFEQFEAYENIFGFLFSGKKLRSLDDGNLKTHCLNLELFLKHNNQSDIDGLDSFSELKVLREIVQVEDNSLIDILNQIKRLDSFLNVYIACRIMLTIHVTVALAERSFSKLKLIKSYLRSTMSQERLNELAILSIEKDLLGKIDYKKIISNFASKKARKIDFK, from the coding sequence ATGCAGTCAAAAGACATGCATATTAATGTTGTCATAGATCAATTAAAaggtttgatttctttttttaacaaatatagagaagaaAGATTTGCAACTGCTATGATTTCTGCCAAGGAAATTGCATTTGAAATGAATATTGAACCCGAATTTCGTAAAAAACATGTGATATCTAGGAAGAAACAATTTGATGAGAATGATGATAATGAAATCTCAAAGTCTTTTGAAGAgtcctttagagttgattactttttATATATAGTAGACAAggctattttttcacttcaaaatagatttgaacaatttgaAGCGTATGaaaatatatttggttttctATTTAGTGGTAAAAAACTAAGATCACTAGATGATGGAAATTTAAAAACACATTGTCTTAATCTTGAACTTttcttaaagcataataatcaatctgatattgatggtttagattCATTTTCTGAGTTGAAAGTATTAAGGGAAATAGTACAAGTAGAAGATAATAGTTTAATCGATATACTCAATCAAATAAAGAGACTTGATTCTTTTCTAAATGTCTATATTGCTTGTAGAATAATGTTAACAATTCATGTTACTGTTGCTTTGGCGGAAAGAagcttttcaaaattaaaattgataaaatcttacctaagatcAACAATGTCTCAAGAGAGATTAAATGAGttagctatattgtcaattgagaaaGACCTATTAGGAAaaattgattataagaaaattattagtAACTTTGCATCTAAAAAAGCTAGAAAAATTGacttcaaataa